Proteins encoded by one window of Micromonospora coxensis:
- a CDS encoding ATP-binding protein: MLCLDDFYKDGDDPTLPRRDGLVDWDSPESWDAGTAVETIARLAHEGKAEVPVYAIGADRRVATRPFEVTGSPLFIAEGIFAAEIVEECRRRGLLAGAYALRRPRGATFVRRLARDLAEQRKAPKVLIRRGVALLRAEPAVLRRQTGLGAEAARAREILSRVAGMVAGHPRQ; the protein is encoded by the coding sequence GTGCTGTGTCTGGACGACTTCTACAAGGACGGCGATGACCCTACGTTGCCGCGCCGCGACGGGCTGGTGGACTGGGACTCGCCGGAGTCCTGGGACGCCGGAACAGCCGTGGAAACAATTGCCCGACTGGCCCATGAGGGCAAGGCCGAAGTGCCGGTTTATGCGATCGGTGCCGACCGGCGGGTGGCCACCCGGCCGTTCGAGGTGACCGGATCGCCACTCTTCATCGCCGAAGGGATCTTTGCCGCCGAGATCGTCGAGGAGTGCCGCCGTCGCGGGCTGCTGGCCGGAGCGTACGCGCTGCGCCGGCCGCGCGGGGCCACCTTCGTCCGGCGGCTGGCCCGGGACCTGGCGGAGCAGCGCAAGGCGCCGAAGGTGCTCATCCGGCGCGGAGTGGCGCTGCTGCGGGCGGAACCGGCCGTCCTGCGCCGGCAGACCGGCCTGGGGGCCGAGGCCGCCCGGGCCCGCGAGATCCTGTCGCGGGTGGCCGGCATGGTCGCCGGCCACCCACGGCAGTGA
- a CDS encoding sensor histidine kinase yields the protein MSKRPKTAGSFLSRLRRPAGRLRDMPIWSKLGLIMIVPTIATVVVGTSGLVDNLQTLNNANRAGDLANLVGHSGDLVNSLQDERTAAVLLLGSQKGQAREQYQEAYNRVNSRVDRSKLPYLQQRAQLEDLPGSLETLLDRIDQELTDLPGTRSQVYNGKLTISNAVGSYQGLIDQLISIRDSVTQLAGDNDLSDRMRAATAVARSKEFLSLRRVAVHQVLIQKAYISPLRRDYIASQAGEGLALQTFNSVATRAEREFLEQTVTGADRRQADNYSGWMDSRSTESIAGVPFGPDQWDAAMVSNAALIRTVEVKLDGNVVRQADELRSDVQRTVFLQTGLLLSMLLLAILFAYLVARSMARSLRDLRQGALSIAQYGLPQAVARLRDPQVTGQLSPVQLANQIAEPLPVRSKDEFGQVTEAFNAVHLEAVRTAAEQAALRSSVATMFVNLARRSQILVDRLIGHLDRLERGEEDPDRLAELFQLDHLATRMRRNDENLLVLAGADSTRVQREPAALIDVLRAAQSEVEHYTRIEFGVIDRDIEVAAHAVNDMVHLVAELFDNATAFSPPDSHIMVEARRIGDRATLYVEDHGIGISAEQLADLNERLATPPQVDVAVSRMMGLVVVARLGSRHGVKVELRPGTDRGTVAEVTMPTSVLVPRALSGRGPQAAALPAGTPAPQPGPTPVFGALPALGNGPAPRTGESGNQVTLGGRPFEPTQRNGAPANAGGGRAMPAWSDLTGASGINGDDSFAPRTANGQPIDPLPQRRSSDGDPSVTGQQPVIPRQLPSSPEARPYSSPPFPPVSGPPVVPPVSAPPLPPVSGVPVSGHPVSAAPVSGHPVSGHPVSAAPVSGQPVSAAPVSVPPRQTPPGAGAPPAWPPVANPERDAAAPPVPERLAAALDMTTELPRVARPEPSAPATPPVTPAPAAPPAVRQPTAQPAVPQPRAGQTAPVNRPPTPQETANRQRYADETMELPIFRELESAWFRTRKPGPEEAAGAKASNGTAAQQTPAADAAGRPVQNTAPRTAGVAPMANTPTAGGTPFDNGSAANGGARPGHTDGLPHRRPAPQQSPGWQTAADDGWRAAVAASEVPVAATTQTGLPKRTPMAQLVPGAVEKPTTSVQRRSPEAVRGLLSAYHRGVQRGRSNPSDSNPTNPEATSGGQQSSQSGSGPAAGSGQKEQEG from the coding sequence GTGAGCAAACGGCCAAAGACGGCGGGCTCCTTCCTGTCGCGTCTGCGTCGGCCGGCCGGCCGACTCCGCGACATGCCGATCTGGTCCAAGCTCGGTCTCATCATGATCGTGCCGACCATCGCCACGGTCGTGGTGGGCACCAGTGGCCTGGTCGACAACCTGCAGACGCTCAACAACGCCAACCGGGCCGGTGACCTGGCGAACCTCGTCGGTCACTCCGGTGACCTGGTCAACAGCCTCCAGGACGAGCGCACCGCCGCGGTCCTGCTGCTCGGTTCGCAGAAGGGGCAGGCGCGGGAGCAGTACCAGGAGGCGTACAACCGGGTCAACTCCCGGGTCGACCGGTCCAAGCTGCCGTACCTGCAGCAGCGGGCCCAGCTGGAGGACCTCCCGGGCAGCCTGGAGACCCTGCTCGACCGGATCGACCAGGAGCTGACCGACCTGCCGGGCACCCGCAGCCAGGTCTACAACGGCAAGCTGACCATCAGCAACGCCGTCGGGTCGTACCAGGGGCTGATCGACCAGCTCATCAGCATCCGGGACTCGGTCACCCAGCTCGCCGGCGACAACGACCTGAGCGACCGGATGCGGGCCGCCACCGCGGTGGCCCGGTCCAAGGAGTTCCTGTCGCTGCGCCGCGTCGCGGTGCACCAGGTGCTCATCCAGAAGGCGTACATCTCGCCGCTGCGCCGGGACTACATCGCCAGCCAGGCCGGTGAGGGCCTGGCCCTGCAGACCTTCAACTCGGTGGCCACCCGGGCCGAGCGCGAGTTCCTCGAGCAGACCGTCACCGGCGCCGACCGGCGTCAGGCCGACAACTACAGCGGCTGGATGGACAGCCGCTCCACCGAGAGCATCGCCGGGGTGCCCTTCGGTCCGGACCAGTGGGACGCGGCCATGGTCTCCAACGCGGCGCTGATCCGCACCGTGGAGGTCAAGCTCGACGGCAACGTGGTCCGCCAGGCCGACGAGCTGCGCTCCGACGTGCAGCGCACCGTGTTCCTGCAGACCGGCCTGCTGCTGAGCATGCTGCTGCTGGCCATCCTCTTCGCGTACCTGGTCGCCCGGTCGATGGCGCGCTCGCTGCGCGACCTGCGTCAGGGCGCCCTCTCCATCGCCCAGTACGGCCTGCCCCAGGCGGTGGCCCGGCTGCGCGACCCGCAGGTCACCGGTCAGCTCTCCCCGGTCCAGCTCGCCAACCAGATCGCCGAGCCGCTGCCGGTGCGCAGCAAGGACGAGTTCGGCCAGGTGACCGAGGCGTTCAACGCGGTCCACCTGGAGGCGGTCCGCACCGCCGCCGAGCAGGCCGCGCTGCGCTCCTCCGTCGCGACGATGTTCGTCAACCTCGCCCGCCGTTCGCAGATCCTGGTCGACCGGCTGATCGGCCACCTCGACCGGCTGGAGCGCGGCGAGGAGGACCCGGACCGCCTGGCCGAGCTGTTCCAGCTCGACCACCTGGCCACCCGGATGCGCCGCAACGACGAGAACCTGCTGGTCCTCGCCGGCGCCGACTCCACCCGCGTCCAGCGCGAGCCGGCCGCCCTGATCGACGTGCTGCGCGCCGCGCAGTCCGAGGTCGAGCACTACACCCGCATCGAGTTCGGGGTCATCGACCGGGACATCGAGGTCGCGGCCCACGCGGTCAACGACATGGTGCACCTGGTCGCCGAGCTCTTCGACAACGCGACCGCCTTCTCGCCGCCGGACTCGCACATCATGGTCGAGGCGCGCCGGATCGGGGACCGGGCCACCCTCTACGTCGAGGACCACGGCATCGGCATCAGCGCCGAGCAGCTGGCCGACCTCAACGAGCGGCTCGCCACGCCGCCGCAGGTGGACGTCGCCGTCTCCCGGATGATGGGCCTGGTCGTGGTCGCCCGGCTGGGTTCCCGGCACGGGGTCAAGGTCGAGCTGCGACCGGGCACCGACCGGGGCACGGTCGCCGAGGTCACCATGCCCACCAGCGTGCTGGTGCCCCGGGCGCTCTCCGGCCGGGGTCCGCAGGCCGCCGCGCTGCCCGCCGGCACGCCCGCCCCGCAGCCCGGTCCGACGCCGGTCTTCGGCGCGCTGCCCGCGCTCGGCAACGGCCCGGCTCCGCGCACCGGTGAGTCCGGCAACCAGGTCACCCTCGGCGGCCGGCCGTTCGAGCCGACGCAGCGCAACGGCGCCCCGGCCAACGCCGGTGGCGGTCGCGCCATGCCGGCCTGGTCGGACCTGACCGGCGCCAGCGGGATCAACGGCGACGACAGCTTCGCCCCGCGGACCGCCAACGGGCAGCCGATCGACCCGCTGCCGCAGCGGCGCTCCTCCGACGGCGACCCGTCGGTCACCGGCCAGCAGCCGGTGATCCCGCGGCAGCTGCCGAGCAGCCCCGAGGCGCGTCCGTACAGCTCGCCGCCGTTCCCGCCGGTCTCCGGGCCCCCGGTGGTCCCGCCGGTCTCCGCCCCGCCGCTGCCGCCGGTCTCCGGCGTCCCGGTCTCGGGCCACCCGGTCTCCGCCGCCCCGGTCTCCGGTCACCCGGTCTCCGGTCACCCCGTCTCCGCCGCGCCGGTCTCCGGCCAGCCGGTGTCGGCCGCGCCGGTCTCCGTCCCGCCCCGGCAGACCCCGCCCGGCGCGGGAGCGCCGCCGGCCTGGCCGCCGGTGGCCAACCCCGAGCGGGACGCGGCCGCCCCGCCGGTGCCCGAGCGGCTCGCCGCCGCGCTCGACATGACCACGGAGCTGCCCCGGGTGGCCCGTCCCGAGCCGTCGGCGCCGGCCACCCCGCCGGTGACGCCGGCCCCGGCCGCCCCGCCGGCGGTTCGGCAGCCCACCGCGCAGCCCGCGGTGCCGCAGCCGCGCGCCGGCCAGACCGCGCCGGTCAACCGGCCGCCGACCCCGCAGGAGACGGCCAACCGGCAGCGGTACGCGGACGAGACGATGGAGCTGCCGATCTTCCGGGAGCTGGAGTCGGCCTGGTTCCGTACCCGCAAGCCGGGCCCCGAGGAGGCGGCCGGCGCGAAGGCGTCCAACGGCACCGCGGCCCAGCAGACGCCCGCCGCCGACGCCGCCGGTCGACCCGTCCAGAACACCGCACCACGGACGGCAGGTGTCGCACCGATGGCAAACACTCCGACCGCCGGAGGGACGCCGTTCGACAACGGTTCGGCGGCGAACGGGGGCGCCCGCCCCGGGCACACCGACGGCCTGCCCCACCGCCGGCCCGCCCCGCAGCAGTCCCCGGGCTGGCAGACCGCGGCCGACGACGGCTGGCGTGCCGCCGTGGCCGCCTCCGAGGTGCCGGTGGCCGCGACCACCCAGACCGGCCTGCCGAAGCGGACGCCGATGGCGCAGCTCGTCCCCGGTGCGGTGGAGAAGCCGACCACCTCGGTGCAGCGGCGTTCGCCGGAGGCCGTGCGCGGCCTGCTCTCCGCCTACCATCGAGGCGTGCAGCGCGGCCGCAGCAACCCCTCGGACAGCAACCCCACCAACCCGGAGGCGACTTCGGGAGGGCAGCAATCCTCGCAGTCTGGCTCCGGCCCGGCGGCCGGGAGCGGGCAGAAGGAGCAAGAAGGATGA
- a CDS encoding roadblock/LC7 domain-containing protein, whose product MTTTQDLGWLLANFADRVPGVAHAVAVSADGLLLASSRDLPRDRADQLAAIASGLVSLTQGAARCFEGGAVLQTVVEMDNGFLFLMSISDGSSFAVLAARSCDVGQVGYEMALLVDRVGDALTPQPRTAVGMMG is encoded by the coding sequence ATGACAACTACGCAGGATCTCGGTTGGCTGCTCGCCAACTTCGCCGACCGGGTGCCCGGTGTCGCGCACGCGGTCGCCGTCTCCGCGGACGGCCTGCTCCTCGCGTCGTCACGGGACCTGCCGCGGGACCGGGCCGACCAGTTGGCCGCCATCGCCTCCGGCCTGGTCAGCCTGACCCAGGGTGCGGCCCGCTGCTTCGAGGGCGGCGCGGTGTTGCAGACCGTGGTCGAGATGGACAACGGCTTCCTGTTCCTGATGTCCATCTCGGACGGCTCCTCGTTCGCCGTGCTGGCCGCCCGTAGCTGCGACGTCGGCCAGGTCGGCTACGAGATGGCGCTCCTCGTCGACCGGGTGGGCGACGCGCTGACGCCGCAGCCGCGTACGGCTGTCGGGATGATGGGCTGA